One segment of Neoarius graeffei isolate fNeoGra1 chromosome 20, fNeoGra1.pri, whole genome shotgun sequence DNA contains the following:
- the si:dkeyp-69e1.8 gene encoding GTPase IMAP family member 1, which yields MMEEKTTQGTTRDLDSEPKELNDSTKPGCELRLVLLGWAGTGKSSLGNAILGSPVFDTRHDPTSQTPVTTQCEKACASVAGKQVVVVDTPDWFYSERPVEEMHHQLALCESLAAPGPHAFLLCISIHHPGENLQALDALEKVFGPEAITKHTVVLFTDTDKLSEGQTLEEFLSTEQKGLFGLVQRCGDRYHVIRVEEEKGRKSVVELLEKVEEMVKESGEEFYTFHPLLHLEEEERRMEVSNEESSSSEIMSKWKEEVDEDLDAEPEPSAENMEGSTDGHEAEEEDDIALSPPAPPPSFLRWVWDTVVEWVLWLPNLIRGSTLLGSVVGLFFGGAVGTTVGSVATEVSRRKNKVKSQ from the exons GGTGTGAGCTGAGGCTGGTGTTACTGGGCTGGGCCGGCACGGGGAAAAGCAGTTTGGGTAACGCCATCCTGGGCAGTCCGGTGTTTGATACGCGCCATGATCCCACCTCTCAGACACCAGTAACCACGCAGTGTGAGAAGGCGTGTGCGAGTGTGGCTGGGAAGCAG GTGGTTGTGGTGGACACTCCAGACTGGTTCTACTCCGAGAGGCCCGTAGAGGAAATGCACCACCAACTGGCTCTCTGCGAATCCCTGGCTGCTCCAGGACCCCATGCCTTCCTTCTCTGTATCTCTATCCATCACCCAGGTGAGAACCTCCAGGCTCTGGATGCTTTAGAGAAAGTGTTCGGTCCCGAAGCCATCACCAAACACACTGTCGTCCTGTTTACTGATACGGACAAGCTGTCAGAGGGTCAAACACTGGAGGAGTTCCTGAGCACTGAGCAGAAAGGTTTATTTGGATTGGTGCAGAGGTGTGGAGACCGTTATCATGTCATAAGAGTAGAAGAAGAGAAAGGCAGAAAGAGTGTGGTGGAGTTGCTGGAGAAGGTGGAGGAGATGGTAAAAGAGAGCGGGGAGGAATTCTACACCTTCCATCCTCTACTTCACCTAGAGGAGGAAGAGAGAAGAATGGAAGTGAGTAATGAGGAAAGCTCATCCAGTGAAATCATGAGCAAGTGGAAAGAAGAGGTCGACGAAGACTTGGACGCGGAGCCAGAACCAAGCGCAGAGAACATGGAGGGGAGCACAGATGGTCATGAGGCAGAGGAGGAGGACGACATCGCTTTATCTCCTCCTGCACCTCCTCCCTCGTTCTTGCGCTGGGTTTGGGACACAGTGGTTGAGTGGGTGCTGTGGCTGCCCAACCTGATCAGGGGTTCCACGTTACTCGGCTCTGTTGTGGGGTTGTTTTTTGGGGGTGCCGTAGGAACTACTGTGGGCTCCGTTGCCACTGAAGTGAGCAGAAGAAAAAACAAAGTAAAATCACAGTAA